In Romboutsia lituseburensis, a genomic segment contains:
- a CDS encoding YIEGIA family protein, with product MDTVFFVGLVIGISSRVIMLNLDKRQYPTQPNILMTQIVLAAVASALGALLVPALKDRSYTSITFLSLAAEQFRQVRENRRNTLQNLEDVQLVQRGEAFIEEIARTYEVRNYMCIITSFSTVGLHYLIISELKLSYNVALTISAVAGIMLALILKKMLQRESIGDVADVVPVEITFVDGFIMKVGDVKGITNVGLKSDRERYLSKGLGIEIIPKDKSYSNAGILMDPGQRQAILYNIYSRMGILREHNEPAFYPLPRRNAQHESLVLAYMPVEKDMDKLIEAVKSCPILSSAKGKNLSLKNTPIGKKGSA from the coding sequence ATGGATACAGTGTTCTTTGTAGGATTAGTTATTGGTATTTCATCTAGAGTGATAATGTTAAACTTAGATAAGAGACAATATCCTACTCAACCTAATATCTTAATGACACAAATTGTTTTAGCAGCAGTTGCATCAGCATTAGGTGCACTATTAGTACCAGCATTAAAAGACCGTTCGTATACATCAATAACATTTTTATCATTAGCAGCAGAACAATTTAGACAAGTTAGAGAAAACAGAAGAAATACATTACAAAATTTAGAAGATGTTCAATTAGTTCAAAGAGGAGAAGCATTTATAGAGGAAATAGCTAGAACATATGAAGTAAGAAATTATATGTGTATAATAACATCTTTTTCAACTGTAGGACTACACTATCTTATAATATCTGAATTAAAGTTAAGTTATAACGTAGCTTTAACTATAAGTGCGGTGGCTGGTATTATGCTAGCTTTAATTCTTAAAAAGATGCTTCAAAGAGAAAGTATAGGAGACGTAGCAGACGTAGTTCCAGTAGAAATAACTTTTGTAGATGGATTTATAATGAAGGTTGGAGATGTAAAAGGAATAACTAATGTAGGTTTAAAATCAGATAGAGAAAGATATCTTTCTAAAGGATTGGGTATAGAAATAATACCTAAAGATAAAAGTTATAGTAATGCAGGAATATTAATGGATCCAGGTCAAAGACAAGCTATATTGTATAATATTTACTCTAGAATGGGAATACTTAGAGAGCACAATGAACCAGCATTTTATCCATTACCAAGAAGAAATGCTCAACATGAAAGTTTAGTTTTAGCATATATGCCTGTGGAAAAGGACATGGACAAACTTATAGAGGCAGTTAAATCATGCCCAATACTTTCAAGTGCAAAAGGTAAAAACTTATCATTAAAAAATACTCCGATAGGTAAGAAAGGAAGTGCATAA
- a CDS encoding capping complex subunit for YIEGIA: protein MAMNVGLNEYALAIITMDKNLKSGGGCPIFYAEDNDDLQHKAMLMAKSVGGMVHDMTNGTLIIVKH from the coding sequence ATGGCAATGAATGTAGGTTTGAATGAATATGCATTAGCTATAATTACAATGGATAAAAATCTTAAAAGTGGTGGAGGTTGTCCAATATTTTATGCAGAGGATAATGATGACTTACAGCATAAAGCTATGTTGATGGCGAAAAGTGTAGGTGGTATGGTTCATGATATGACAAATGGAACTTTGATTATAGTCAAACATTAA
- a CDS encoding DUF512 domain-containing protein, producing MEVNVKNINNVISKVYKNSIADELGIEVGDLLMSINGQTINDIIEYRFLLSDEYLEVEIKKINGEIYIYEIEKDYDDDLGIEFTNPIIDQAKSCRNKCVFCFIDQLPKGMRETLYFKDDDSRLSFLQGNFVTLTNMSEEDIDNIIKYRISPINISVHTTNPELRQKMINNRFAGKLYSIMQRLADAQIQMNCQIVLCPGYNDKEELTRTISDLEKLYPYVNSAAIVPVGITKHRSHLPNLDIFNEKTANETIDQIQNIQKIYLDKIGTRFAFLSDEFYIIANRKLLEYDKYEGFIQFENGVGMISKLEREIQEHLITISQAQRMRKKKISIATGHSAFEFIKQMADEIMNTCKDVEINVFKIVNDFFGETITVSGLITATDIIEQLKDKDLGETLYIPRSMLKADEEIFLDNITLDELQKTMNIEVVPCLNEGCDFIDKILK from the coding sequence ATGGAAGTAAATGTTAAAAATATAAATAATGTAATTAGTAAAGTATATAAAAATAGTATTGCTGATGAATTAGGCATTGAAGTTGGAGATTTACTTATGTCTATAAATGGGCAAACTATAAATGATATAATAGAGTATAGATTTTTACTGAGTGATGAGTATTTAGAAGTTGAAATAAAAAAAATCAACGGAGAAATATATATATATGAAATAGAAAAGGATTATGATGATGATTTAGGAATTGAATTTACAAATCCTATAATAGACCAAGCAAAAAGTTGTAGAAATAAATGTGTATTTTGTTTTATAGATCAACTTCCTAAAGGGATGAGAGAAACTCTTTATTTTAAAGATGATGATTCAAGACTATCATTTTTACAAGGAAACTTTGTAACACTTACTAATATGAGTGAAGAAGATATAGATAATATAATTAAGTATAGAATAAGCCCTATAAATATATCTGTACATACGACTAATCCTGAGTTAAGACAGAAAATGATAAATAATAGATTTGCAGGGAAATTATATAGTATAATGCAAAGACTTGCAGATGCACAGATTCAAATGAATTGTCAAATTGTATTATGTCCCGGATATAATGACAAAGAAGAATTAACAAGAACTATAAGTGATTTAGAAAAATTATATCCATATGTAAATAGTGCGGCAATTGTTCCGGTTGGAATTACTAAACACAGAAGCCATTTACCTAATTTAGATATATTTAATGAAAAGACAGCAAATGAAACTATCGACCAAATACAAAATATTCAAAAGATATATCTAGATAAAATAGGTACAAGATTTGCCTTTTTATCAGATGAATTTTATATTATAGCTAATAGAAAATTATTAGAATATGATAAATATGAAGGATTTATACAATTTGAAAATGGTGTAGGTATGATAAGTAAGCTTGAAAGAGAAATACAAGAACATTTAATAACAATTTCTCAAGCACAGAGAATGAGAAAAAAGAAAATATCTATAGCAACAGGTCATTCAGCATTTGAATTTATAAAACAAATGGCAGATGAAATTATGAATACATGTAAAGATGTAGAAATCAATGTGTTTAAAATTGTGAATGATTTTTTTGGAGAGACAATAACAGTTTCAGGACTAATAACAGCTACAGATATTATAGAACAATTGAAAGATAAAGACTTAGGCGAAACTTTATATATACCAAGAAGTATGCTTAAAGCAGACGAGGAAATATTCCTAGATAATATAACTTTAGATGAGTTACAAAAGACAATGAACATAGAAGTTGTACCATGCTTAAATGAAGGGTGTGACTTTATAGATAAAATATTAAAATAA